The Anabaena sp. WA102 genome contains a region encoding:
- a CDS encoding DUF2281 domain-containing protein, producing the protein MFEVSRIPLNQYMDTLTKNREQIIESIKTLPEDSLTELINFVDYLRYKATQKQSQKTSKNFLLSIAALGNSVKKSDNGKY; encoded by the coding sequence GTGTTTGAAGTAAGCCGCATTCCTTTAAATCAATATATGGATACTTTAACCAAAAACCGAGAGCAGATTATTGAGTCAATTAAGACATTGCCAGAAGATTCACTCACTGAACTCATCAATTTTGTTGATTACCTGCGCTATAAAGCAACTCAAAAACAATCCCAAAAAACTAGTAAAAACTTTTTGCTTTCAATTGCAGCCTTGGGAAATTCAGTAAAAAAGAGTGATAATGGAAAATATTAA
- a CDS encoding DUF433 domain-containing protein — translation MQNLTRITRNPEVMGGKPCIRGMRVTVGTIVCLMASGHSANDILKVYPYLEEADIHEALAYETGCLIINTRP, via the coding sequence ATGCAAAACCTCACCAGAATTACCCGCAACCCAGAAGTAATGGGCGGCAAACCCTGCATCCGGGGAATGCGTGTTACAGTTGGTACTATCGTTTGCTTAATGGCATCTGGACACAGTGCAAATGATATCCTCAAGGTTTACCCATACCTTGAAGAAGCAGATATACATGAAGCTCTTGCCTATGAGACTGGTTGCCTTATAATAAACACTAGGCCTTAA
- a CDS encoding type II toxin-antitoxin system RelE family toxin, with translation MYEVVLHPDAQKVYVNADKALAKKIARCLQQLEQTPQSHPNIKALKGDYAGYYRYRIGDYRVIYSIEDEVVQVFVVAIAHRSEVYEQ, from the coding sequence ATGTATGAAGTTGTTCTCCATCCCGATGCCCAAAAGGTTTATGTTAATGCTGATAAAGCCCTAGCAAAGAAAATTGCCCGATGTTTACAGCAGTTAGAGCAAACCCCCCAGTCGCACCCTAACATCAAAGCCCTCAAGGGAGATTATGCAGGGTACTATCGCTACCGAATCGGCGACTACAGGGTAATCTATTCGATAGAGGATGAAGTGGTGCAGGTATTTGTTGTGGCTATCGCTCATCGCAGCGAAGTATATGAACAGTAA